A genomic segment from Phlebotomus papatasi isolate M1 unplaced genomic scaffold, Ppap_2.1 HiC_scaffold_29, whole genome shotgun sequence encodes:
- the LOC129809059 gene encoding uncharacterized protein K02A2.6-like, protein MLSEIFVVHGLCDILVTDQGRQFMSLQFREFCEKNGIRHKTGGPFHPATNGQAERYVCTIKEKLEVLREVDKSELDQKLCSILLNYRRTPHATTGVSPSVKLFNRQIKSRLDLIVPREDIVKSSSEVTTRRNFQEGERVAARNYGSWGAKWKFGRISQRLGKVHYFIKLDDGREWKRHVNQLRKVGNDVSRTENVGSSRSGGVEEDESIIGEGGGVPETPQIENASNSREEKEQDSIRLEQDEQELNEHNPVGKARAVSTDSDGDSSEFEDAEDQLGSTDEEPSKAMPPPQSVEVFEPRRSQRIIKAPNRPNL, encoded by the coding sequence ATGTTGAGCGAAATTTTTGTAGTTCACGGACTCTGTGATATACTCGTAACTGATCAGGGAAGACAATTCATGAGCCTACAATTTCGTGAGTTTTGCGAAAAGAACGGAATACGACACAAGACGGGAGGGCCTTTTCATCCGGCTACTAATGGTCAGGCCGAAAGATACGTGTGTACTATCAaggaaaaattagaagtattgAGAGAAGTAGATAAATCCGAACTAGATCAGAAACTTTGCAGTATTCTGCTAAACTACCGCCGAACTCCACATGCCACCACGGGTGTTTCACCTAGTGTGAAACTTTTCAATCGACAGATTAAGTCAAGACTGGATCTAATTGTTCCGCGAGAAGACATAGTAAAGAGCTCCTCTGAGGTTACCACGCGTAGGAATTTTCAAGAGGGAGAAAGAGTTGCAGCACGTAATTACGGTAGCTGGGGTGCCAAATGGAAATTCGGGAGGATTTCACAAAGATTGGGAAAAGTCCATTACTTTATCAAGTTAGATGATGGTAGAGAATGGAAGCGGCATGTTAATCAGTTGAGAAAGGTAGGAAATGACGTGAGTAGAACAGAAAATGTCGGTAGTAGCAGATCAGGGGGTGTTGAAGAAGATGAGAGTATCATTGGTGAAGGTGGAGGTGTACCGGAAACTCCACAAATCGAAAATGCGTCCAACAGTCGGGAAGAGAAAGAGCAGGACAGTATTAGATTGGAGCAAGATGAGCAGGAGTTAAACGAACATAACCCTGTAGGTAAAGCTCGAGCAGTCTCAACTGATAGTGATGGGGATTCAAGTGAATTTGAAGATGCTGAAGATCAGCTGGGTAGTACAGATGAAGAACCATCGAAAGCGATGCCCCCTCCCCAATCTGTTGAAGTTTTTGAACCTCGTCGTTCACAAAGAATAATCAAAGCTCCGAACCGCCCTAACCTCTGA